The DNA region AGGAATTCGGTGTAAATCAAGCATTTGGTTTATCCAAAACAGAGGCCGATGAACATTTGAGAAGATACGGCCCAAATAAACTTCCAGAATCAAAACCAGATGGTTTATTTGTTATATTTTTTAGACAATTCCAAAGTCCTTTAATTTACTTACTTTTAGCCGCATCGGTTCTGGTAATGTTTTTAGAAGAATGGATTGATGCCGGAATCATAATTTTTGTTCTTTTATTTAATGCTATAGCTGGAACCGTACAGGCTGGTAAGGCTCAAAACACTCTATTAGCTCTAAGAAAATTTACCGAGACCAACACCACCGTTTTACGTGACGGTAAAGAAATAATCTTGCCGGACCAAGAAGTGGTCCCAGGTGACATTCTTATTCTACAAGAAGGCGACAAAATTCCGGCTGATGCCAGAATAATATCTGCCCATAACTTAAGAATTGATGAATCCGCCTTTTCCGGCGAATCTTTACCTTCAAGTAAAACTACCGAAATCTTAGAAGAAGAAAATTTATCACCAGCTGAACAAAAAAATATGGTTTTTAAAGGAACGCATATTGTTGGTGGAAATGGAAAAGCGGTGGTTGTAGCTACAGGTTTAGATACAGAGATAGGAAGAATTTCCGAAAAAATAAGTGAGATAAAAACTGAAATTCCACTCCAAAAAAATATCAAGAATCTCTCAAATTTGATAATTATAGTAGTGTTAGTTGTTAGCTCTCTTATTTTCTTTCTTGGCTTATTGACCGGAAAAGCAATTGAGGAAATTTTTCTCTTGTCGGTGTCTATAATAATTTCTGCCGTTCCGGAAGGTCTGCCAATTGTTATTACCCTGCTTTTGGCAACTGGGGTTTGGCGTATGAGTAAGCGCAATGTTTTAATTAAAAAACTTCAAGCTGTTGAAGCACTCGGCCAAGCACAAATTATTGCCGTAGACAAAACCGGCACACTGACAAAAAGTCAGTTAGTGACGCAAAAACTATATCTCGGCAGTGAAGAAAACTTTTCAATTACCGGTGTTGGTTATGATTCAGAAGGAGAAATCACATTCCAAGACAAAAAAATTTTTCCGGAAGATAATCCGCTACTCAAAAGAGCAGGTTTAATCGCCGGTCTTTGCTCAAACGCTAAAATTTTCAAAAAAGATGGCAATTGGAAGATTTCTGGAGATCCAACAGAAGCAGCGCTTTCAATTCTAGCGGTAAAAACTGGCTGGCCGATAAAAAAACTAGAAGACGATTTTCATCAAATAGCAGAAATTCCTTTTGATTACAAACTAAAATATCACGCTGTCCTACATGAAATAGAAGGTAAAAAAATTATCTTTATTTCTGGCGCGCCGGAAATTATTCTAAATTTGTGCAAAAAAATAAAAACTAAAAACAAAGAGGAGGTGCTTGAAGAAGAAAAAAGAAAAGAAATACTTGATATTTTTTCAAGAATGTCAAGTGAAGCTTTGCGAGTTTTAGCTTTAGCCGAAAAAAATACGGATAAAGATTTTCTAGAAAAAGAAGATATCACGGATCTAACTTTTGTCGGACTTTGTGGAATGAAAGACGCTTTACGCGAAGAAGTCCCGGAAGCTATGGCAAAAACCCGTGAAGCCGGGGTCAAGGTGGTGATGATCACTGGTGACCACAAAATTACTGCGGAAGCCATTGCAAAAGAAGCCGGAATTTGGAAAAAAGGAGATAAAATCTTAACCGCTGAAGAACTAGAAAATTTACCAAAAGAAAAGCTGGCAGAGATTTTACCGGAAGTTTCAGTTTTTGCCAGAATCACTCCGGAAAACAAATTGAAGATAATTGAAGCTTATAAATTGCGTGGAGAGACGGTCGCAATGACCGGAGACGGAGTAAATGACGCCTTGTCTTTGGTAGCGGCAGATCTTGGAGTATCTATGGGCAAAGGTGGTACTGAAGTCGCCAAGGAGGCCTCCGATTTGGTTTTACTGGATGATAATTTCGGTAGTATCGTCTCGGCGGTGGAAGAGGGTAGAAGCATTTACCGAACTTTAAGAAAGGTTTTACTTTATCTTTTTGCTACTAGTCTGGGAGAAATTATGGTCATTGCCGCCGCCATGCTTATGGGCCTACCCTTGCCAATTTTAGCGGCACAATTGATTTGGTTGAATTTAGTCACCGACGGCTTTTTGGATGTTTCGCTGGCTATGGAACCAAAAGAAAAAGATATTCTGAAAGAAAAATACAAAAAACCGAATCGGTGGATTTTAAATAGCTGGGATTTGCAAAGGATGATTTTAAACGCCTCAACTATGGCAATAATTTCTATTTTACTTTTTATTTATTTCTTGGACAATTACAGCTACGAACACGCACTTTCAATTTCTCTGACAACAATGGCGGTCTTCCAATGGTTTAAAGCCTGGATTTGTCGCTCCGACCACCTTTCAGTTTTCCAAATAAATCCTTTTTCAAACAAATACCTTTTGGGTGCAACAGGCATTGTGGTCATCTTACAACTTCTTGCCCTCCATACTCCATTTATGCAAAACATCCTACGACTAACCCCGCTTAGTCTAAACGAATGGATTTTGATTATTTCAATCTGCCTTACCGGAGTTGCAATAGATGAAATCAGAAAAATGTTCTATCGAAAATTTGAAATGAAAAAAAATCTTGTTCAGATATAAAATGGAAAGTTTTATTCTAAAAATTCAAAATAATATCTGGTATTCGATTATAATGGTTTCCCTAGCATTTTTTAGTATCGGGTTGTTGTCTTACGAACTTTTTTATCCGGGAGTGACAGAACGCGGTCATTTTCTGGCCAGAACTACTGACCTGATAATCGCCTACATATTTCTAGCTGATTTTTTCGCCGGACTTATTTTTACAAAAGGCCTAAAAGGTCGGGGAGTTTATTTAAAAAACAACTGGCTCAATTTAGCTTCTTCTATCCCAATCACAAATGATTTCGCCAGGACTTTCCGCCTATTGCGGGTTTTTAGAGCACTTCGCATCATCAGAGCTTTTATGAATTTAGAATTTGCCGAACAAAGACAAAAAACGGTCAACAAAAATCACAAGTAAGATCAATAAAAAAATCTTGTCTGAAGATACATCCCATGCTATAAATGTCCCCAGAAAAGGCGGATTGTCCGCTTTTGTTTTGCACACCTGTTCCTTGAAAAGGAAATAAGCGATGACAACAATGACGCGTAAGTTTGACATTTCGAACCCTTTTGGTGCCGTCTGGGGAGCTTCGGGAGTTCAGGGATTCTTCGGGGAGGGATATCCTTTTCACTCCATACTCAAAAGATTCTGTCCGGGCTTTTTGCTTCGGATATCCTTTGTGGCGAAAACTGCCACTCTCGACTCAAGACCGGGAAATATGCCTCTTAGCGGCATCACTCCGACAGAACGTTTACCGAAATGTGTTTGGGCAAGCCACCGGAAGGGGATTGCCTTAAACGCCGTCGGACTCTCGAACCCGGGGCTGGAAGCTCTTCTACTCGGAAAGTTCAAAGGTGTTCCGCAGACATGGCAAGAAAGAGACAAGCCCTTCCAGATTTCGATCATGTCCACAGCTCAAACCTCCGAAGCTCGACTTCGGGAGACAAAAGACATGTTGGGCTTGATCGGCAGATGCGCTACGGACTTCCAATCCGAATTCGGAATTCAAATCAACATCTCGTGTCCGAACGTCAGCATGAGCCACCGCTCAAATGAGGACACGGTGAATGAGACTCTGGCAACTCTTGACCTCGCTAAAGATAGCGCGCCTGGAATCAGGATCATCGTGAAGCTCTCACCGACTTTCCCGCCGGAGTCCGTTCATCAAATTTCCCGACACCCAGCTTGCTGGGGTATCGTCATGGGCAATACAGTCCCGTGGCGAAGTCCAATCCCGTGGCTCCTTGAAGAATCTGGGTTACAAATCAACTGGGATGATCTCTTTGGCAAGGATGAAAAGTCACCACTTCAAAAGCGTGGCTTAACGCAAGCTGGTGGGCTGTCAGGCAGACCGCTTCTGCCAATCATCTGCGAATGGATTCAGCGAGCGCGCGGGTCTGGAGTTCAATGTCACCTGAACGGCGGAGGAGGAATCCTCCACCCGAAAGATGTGTGCCGGGTCTTTGACGCTGGCGCTGATTCTATCTCTCTCGGTTCAATCGCCTTCCTCCGCCCGTGGCGTTTGGCAGAGTGTATCACCGAGTCGCATCTTAAGATGTTGAGGCGTTTTTTCGAACATGGACATGGAGCAACTGACTGACGAGACGTTGCCCCCGCTCTGATATCTATCAGAGCGGGGGCGGAAAAAAACGACACACCAAAAAGAAGGGGTTAGAATGGTAACCAAAAAAATTGATGTTCCTCCACTCGTTGACATGCATGTCCACCTGCGGGAAGGAGCGGGTCTGATCAAAGACCTTCTCCAACTCCACGTCGCTGGAGGTGCAGATGTCCTTGGCATGATGCCAAATACCACGGAAGGTCTGACAACTGCAAAAGCGGTGCACGACTACCACAAACAAGTAGTCAATCTCATGATCGGACCGGAAAGGCAGATTACTCCAGTTCCGTTTCTGATGATTACGCCCGAGACGACCACCGACGACATAAGGAGGGCAGCTTCAGAAGAGATCAGGAATGCGAAGCTCTACCCCTTGGGACGGACAACAAATTCCAACAGGGGTATCCGAGACTACGCCAAACTCCTGCCAATAATCAGAATGTGTGGGGAACTTGATGTGTTCTGTCACTTCCATCCAGAGCATCCTGACATGCTCTTTGACAACAGAGACGCCGAGTACGTCTTCCTTCCTCTCGTTGACATCTTCCTACGCGAAACCAACGCCAAGATCGTCTGGGAACACGGCACTGACGCGCGTTGCATCCCGTTCTGGATAGATATGGCAGGCACCCACAGATTCTTCGTCACCCTAACTGCTCATCACCTCGCGACAGACGAAGATGATGTCTTCGGCGACGTGCGTGCTATCTGCAAACCACCGATCAAAACCAGACGAGACTGTGCCGATCTCCGAGCGCTGGTTGCCAAAAATTACTCTTGGGTGATGGCCGGCACTGACAGTGCTCCACATCCAAGAAAATCCAAACATGTCTCGGATGGCAGATGCGCTTGTGGCGCTTTCACTGCACCTTTTGCCTTACCTCTCTACGCTCACGCTCTAAATGACTTGCTCCAAACTCCGGAAGGGGTAGAGGCCTTCGTCAATTTCACGAGCCGCAACGCTCGAAGTGTTCACAGATTGCCAACAACAACCAGAACGCGAGCTCTCGTCTGTGAACCTTTCAAGGTTCCGGATCAATACGAGGTTGGAGACTGGTCAATCGAACCGTTCTGGGCTGGTCAGAAAATCAGATGGACACTCATCTAACGACGACTCGTTGATTAATTCATCGCTTGATCCTTACCCAGCTCCGCTGATCCCAGCGGAGCTGTTTTCTTTTTTCAAAAAATAAGTAAAATATTGATTATTAAATAGGGGGCCCTTAGCCCCTCACATGCAAAAGAATATGTACTATGTCTAAGCATTGAAAAGTGAGAAAGATAATAGTATATACATAGGGTACACAAATAATCTGAAAAGGCGCTTGGTAGAGCATAACGATAAGAAAAATCTATCAAACAAACACAAAGCACCTTTTCAGCTTATTTATTACGAATCATATAAATCTCAAAAGGATTCGTAATAGTTTAAGCATGTGAGGGGCCATTAGCTCATTTGGTAGAGCGCGCCCATGGCATGGGCGAGGCGACCGGTTCGAATCCGGTATGGTCCACCCGATTGAATTTCCCCGCAAAAATGCGTCCGCGCTCCGCGCGGTGATGGGAAGTTCGGCAAGAAAAGAAAAGGGCGTTTTGAAATCCACGGAGAGCGCGCTTGCGCGCAAATGGCGGTTCGAGCCGATGGTTTTCAAAAAAGTTTTCATTTCCTCAAACTTTTTTGAAGAAGCGAGATTTTGTGCTTGGTTGGCTTGTAAAATCCAGTTTCGCACGAGTTCGAGCCAATGATTTCCTTTTCGCTCAAAATCAGATAATTTTTCCTCTAGCGTTTTCTTTTCCGACATCAAAGCGTTCTTTTTCTGTTGAAACTCCGACAACTCAAAACCGCCATCCAAGTATCCATCCATGAGGCGGTCAATCTTTGCTTTGATGTCAGAAATAGAAGAACGCAGATTTTGAGCGAAAACTCCCGATGATTGGCGGTTCTCTTGTTCCCATAGGGCGAGCTTGCCGAGATATTTGTCTCGCCATTCATCGGGCAAAGAAACCTTTTGACAAAGTTCCTGCACTTGTCGTTCAAATTCTTCTTCCCGCAAAAATTTATTTTCAGAACATTTAGCAATTTTGCTCTTGTGGGTACAGCGATAGTAAATAAACTGCAAACCACTTTTTTTGATATGTCTTTCGGCAGTTATCGCATAGCCACATTCCCCACAAGTAGCAAAATTTAGAAACTGAAAATTCTTTTTCTTTTGATTTTTGCGGGGTTTTCCATTTGCGACAAGTGCCTCCTGTATCTTGTCAAAAAGTTTCTTTGAAATCATTGGCTTGTGCGAACCTTGATGCACTTCGCCTCGGTAAGAAAAATATCCATAGTAAAAAGGATTTTTCAAAATATGTTCTACCGAGGCGAGTGCGAAAGGTTTGCCAGATCGTGCGCCAACCAAGCCAAGAGAAAACATTTTGCGTTGAATAGCCGTGAGTGTATATTCGCCAGTGCTAAAAAGCTCCAATACTTCTTTTATTTTACGAAACGTCTTTTTGTCTGGTTCAATCGTTCGAAGTCGCGGTTCGTTAAAATAACCGATTGGAGCTTTTGCCGATAATTCACCACGGCGTATCTTTTGCCGTATCCCACGCAAAATGTTTTCTCTTAAATTGTCGGTGTAATATTTTGCTTGTCCGAAAGCGACACTCAACATAAATTTTCCTTGGGGTGTCGCTTCGAACCAAAATGTCGGGAATTTTAGCGCAACAATTTTTAGCGTGTCCACAAAATATATGACCTTGCCACCATCAATGCTATTTCTCGCCAAACGGTCTGGATTCCACGCTAAAATTCCCGAGGCAGAACCTTTTTCAATTTCGCCAAGCATTTCGTTAAATACTTCACGACCAGGCTCTTTGGCCGTTTTACTTTCATAATACTCACGAACAACAAATAACCCATTTTGCTTGGCGTATTCCCGAAGCTCATGAAGTTGCGCCTCAATACTCAAAACTTGGCGTTCTTCGTCCTCACTTGATTTTCTACAATATATAAAATATTTGATCATGAGCTTCGGGGATTAAATTGATAAAAGGTTTTGCATTACACCGACAATTTCTAAATCTCGCTTCTCATCGGCTCCTCGGGTATTCCCGAGAATGAGGCAAAATTTATTTTGGCTCATGGAACCGCCATTTGCGCGCAAGCGCGCTCTCCGTGGATTTCAAAACGCCCTTTTCTTTTCTTGCCGAACTTCCCATCACCGCGCGGAGCGCGGACGCATTTTTGCGGGGAAATTCAATCGGGTGGTGTCTTTTAAACAAAGTCCGAACTTTTTACGAACAAAATCCTGATGCCGACTAATCGCACGCTCCGCGCGCGTGGTGGCTCGAAACTACCTCGTACGCTCTAAACAATGGACTCGGTTTTGCGGAAGCAATTTTCTGGGGATATGGTTTCCGCAAAACCTCGACTACTTTCGGATTTCGCAAGCGGAGGAGGAGGGGTCTGGGGAGGAATCCTCCGCTTGCTCCATCCGTTTTCTTTTGGCGAAATTCGGGGCGGACATCACCCTATTACATTATACTATAATATTGGTGTATAATGTAAATGAAAGTGCTATGATGTGGATATGAAAAGCGAGTCCGCGAAGTTAGGCAAAAACCTAAAGCGTATCCGAACGGAGAAAGGGATAACACAGGGCGATATTGTGCGAACACTCGGCGTTAGCCGAAGTTTTGTGAGCAATATTGAGAATGGAAAAACAAATCCTACACTTTCAACCATTACCAGTATTGCCAAAGCGCTTGGTGTTTCGAGCGATGAATTGTTAAAATAGACTTATGACAAAAAATCAAGCAATTTTAGAACTTAAAAAGACTTTTGATATAAATGAGATTTATGCCCATAGAGTTTTTTTACTTGCAGACAAAACAAAATTTATTGAGGATGCCTCTCGTATTATTGCAGAAAAACCAAAACCATTTGTGAAATGGGTCGGTGGTAAAAGACAACTTTTAGCACAATTTCGCTTGATGAATCTTTATCCGCCAGAAAGATTTGATACAAAAAACGGGAGATATTTTGAACCATTCGTAGGTGGCGGGGCAGTATTTTTTGATCTACTTCCTGTAACAGCTTTTCTTTCCGATTTAAACAATGAACTTGTTGTAACCTACAATGTGATTAAAAATGATGTTGAAAATTTAATAAAATCACTTAAAAAACATAAATTAGACAAGGAATATTTTCTAAAAATAAGGGCACAAAATCCAGAAAAACTTTCCGATTTAAATATAGCTTCTCGTTTTATTTATCTAAATAGAACTTGTTTCAATGGAATGTACCGCGTGAATAGTAAGGGTGGATTTAATGTTCCCTTTGGAAAATACACAAACCCTCTTGTTTGCGATGAAAATAATCTTAGAAAAGTATCAAAAGCATTGAAAAATGTTGAGATAAAAAAACAGGATTATAAAGAAGTGCTTAAAAAAGCAAAAAAGGGAGATTTTGTTTATTTTGATCCACCATATTATCCAATAAGCAAAACTGCTTCATTTACTTCTTACACCAGTGAATCATTTTTAGATAAAGAACAAATTGAATTGAGAGATACATTTGTAGAATTACACAAACGAGGTTGCTTTGTTATGCTTTCAAATTCTGATACTCCATTCATAAACAAAATTTATTCTGAACCAAAAGGTCTCCGTATTACAAAGGTACAAGCAGGTCGTGCCATTAACTCTGACGCTTCAAAGAGAGGAAAAATCACGGAGGTACTGGTAACTAATTACTAATACAATATGCAAAAAGATTTTAATAATTTAATAACAACTTTCAAAAACTCAATTAAAACATGGGATTACTTTGTGAACTGGAAAAAGGTTTTTGGTAATTCTTCTAATCTCGAAATTACTTTAAACAAACTAAACTATCTCTTGGGTAAGGAGAATTTAAAAGATGAATTTAAAAAACTCTATAGCTCAAATCCAGATATTGTAAAAGCATTACCTGTACTTTTGGCAGTTAGAGAAAATAAGCTAGAAGTTTTTGATAAAGTTACCAAAAATTCTGAATTCTTTGATTTTTCTGGTACAGAAAAGGATTCAGAAAAGTACTATGAATTTTTAGAAAAATCTGGACTTGCCCGTCTATTTCAAAAAGATGGGGTAAAAAATTTGGTTGATTATGTTATGGGCATTGAAGTTGGTCTTGATAGTAATGGTCGTAAGAATCGTGGAGGATCTTTGATGGAAGAAATTGTAGAATCATTTATTAGTGAGCTTTGTAATAAAAATGGCTTTGAATACTTATCGCAAGCACGAGCAACTACAATAAAAAGTAAGTGGGGCGTAGATGTAAAAGTTGATAAATCAGAACGCAGTTTTGATTTTGCTGTGTTCAATCCTAAAAACAAAAAAGTTAAATTGTTTGAAGTAAATTTCTATAATGGTGGTGGCTCGAAACTCAAAGCGGTATGCGGAGAATTTAAAAGCTTATATACAGAACTCAAAGATCAAAATATAGATTTTATATGGATAACCGATGGGCTTGGTTGGTTTACAACAAA from Candidatus Paceibacterota bacterium includes:
- a CDS encoding HAD-IC family P-type ATPase; the encoded protein is MTDWYKKNLETITKEFGVNQAFGLSKTEADEHLRRYGPNKLPESKPDGLFVIFFRQFQSPLIYLLLAASVLVMFLEEWIDAGIIIFVLLFNAIAGTVQAGKAQNTLLALRKFTETNTTVLRDGKEIILPDQEVVPGDILILQEGDKIPADARIISAHNLRIDESAFSGESLPSSKTTEILEEENLSPAEQKNMVFKGTHIVGGNGKAVVVATGLDTEIGRISEKISEIKTEIPLQKNIKNLSNLIIIVVLVVSSLIFFLGLLTGKAIEEIFLLSVSIIISAVPEGLPIVITLLLATGVWRMSKRNVLIKKLQAVEALGQAQIIAVDKTGTLTKSQLVTQKLYLGSEENFSITGVGYDSEGEITFQDKKIFPEDNPLLKRAGLIAGLCSNAKIFKKDGNWKISGDPTEAALSILAVKTGWPIKKLEDDFHQIAEIPFDYKLKYHAVLHEIEGKKIIFISGAPEIILNLCKKIKTKNKEEVLEEEKRKEILDIFSRMSSEALRVLALAEKNTDKDFLEKEDITDLTFVGLCGMKDALREEVPEAMAKTREAGVKVVMITGDHKITAEAIAKEAGIWKKGDKILTAEELENLPKEKLAEILPEVSVFARITPENKLKIIEAYKLRGETVAMTGDGVNDALSLVAADLGVSMGKGGTEVAKEASDLVLLDDNFGSIVSAVEEGRSIYRTLRKVLLYLFATSLGEIMVIAAAMLMGLPLPILAAQLIWLNLVTDGFLDVSLAMEPKEKDILKEKYKKPNRWILNSWDLQRMILNASTMAIISILLFIYFLDNYSYEHALSISLTTMAVFQWFKAWICRSDHLSVFQINPFSNKYLLGATGIVVILQLLALHTPFMQNILRLTPLSLNEWILIISICLTGVAIDEIRKMFYRKFEMKKNLVQI
- a CDS encoding ion transporter translates to MESFILKIQNNIWYSIIMVSLAFFSIGLLSYELFYPGVTERGHFLARTTDLIIAYIFLADFFAGLIFTKGLKGRGVYLKNNWLNLASSIPITNDFARTFRLLRVFRALRIIRAFMNLEFAEQRQKTVNKNHK
- a CDS encoding helix-turn-helix transcriptional regulator — its product is MKSESAKLGKNLKRIRTEKGITQGDIVRTLGVSRSFVSNIENGKTNPTLSTITSIAKALGVSSDELLK
- a CDS encoding DNA adenine methylase, producing the protein MTKNQAILELKKTFDINEIYAHRVFLLADKTKFIEDASRIIAEKPKPFVKWVGGKRQLLAQFRLMNLYPPERFDTKNGRYFEPFVGGGAVFFDLLPVTAFLSDLNNELVVTYNVIKNDVENLIKSLKKHKLDKEYFLKIRAQNPEKLSDLNIASRFIYLNRTCFNGMYRVNSKGGFNVPFGKYTNPLVCDENNLRKVSKALKNVEIKKQDYKEVLKKAKKGDFVYFDPPYYPISKTASFTSYTSESFLDKEQIELRDTFVELHKRGCFVMLSNSDTPFINKIYSEPKGLRITKVQAGRAINSDASKRGKITEVLVTNY
- a CDS encoding type II restriction endonuclease; translation: MQKDFNNLITTFKNSIKTWDYFVNWKKVFGNSSNLEITLNKLNYLLGKENLKDEFKKLYSSNPDIVKALPVLLAVRENKLEVFDKVTKNSEFFDFSGTEKDSEKYYEFLEKSGLARLFQKDGVKNLVDYVMGIEVGLDSNGRKNRGGSLMEEIVESFISELCNKNGFEYLSQARATTIKSKWGVDVKVDKSERSFDFAVFNPKNKKVKLFEVNFYNGGGSKLKAVCGEFKSLYTELKDQNIDFIWITDGLGWFTTKRPLEETYNHNEYVFNLNMLEAGVLDKLVW